One window of the Vigna radiata var. radiata cultivar VC1973A unplaced genomic scaffold, Vradiata_ver6 scaffold_167, whole genome shotgun sequence genome contains the following:
- the LOC106779692 gene encoding RING-H2 finger protein ATL47-like — MYRVHSQILLSNGAITNPPILSPYSSSSSSLPLVPYVSNYQKQSAPSPASSSGNKISPAILFIIVILAVVFFILGLLHLLVRFLIKHRSSNSSISQSNRYPDMSESDAYQRQLQQLFHLHDSGLDQAFIDALPVFFYKEIIGLKEPFDCAVCLCEFLEQDKLRLLPMCNHAFHIECIDTWLLSNSTCPLCRGTLYSPGFAFENSAFDFESQLEEDEVSSSGGGGVGVGSFHKTVESHIVNGKRVFSVRLGKFRSTNNGDGVERGECESSSGNLDVRRCYSMGSFQYVVADSDLRVALGPPRGDGGSGSMRQLKGRTAPNGSSFIDGDIEGKKINIARKGESFSVSKIWQWSRKDKLSGSSHAHFHNSTLTATLPWMNKARGI, encoded by the coding sequence atgtaTAGGGTTCACTCTCAAATCCTTCTCAGCAATGGTGCTATTACCAACCCCCCTATTCTTTCTccatattcttcttcttcttcttctttacccTTGGTGCCTTATGTTTCCAACTATCAGAAACAATCAGCTCCGTCCCCGGCTTCTTCATCCGGGAACAAAATAAGCCCTGCAATTCTTTTCATCATAGTCATTTTAGCTGTGGTGTTTTTCATCTTGGGTCTCCTTCACTTGCTTGTTAGATTTCTCATAAAGCATAGGTCTTCTAATTCATCAATTTCCCAATCAAATAGGTACCCTGACATGTCCGAATCAGATGCTTACCAGAGACAGTTACAACAGCTCTTTCATCTTCACGATTCAGGCCTGGATCAGGCTTTCATAGATGCTCTCCCCGTCTTCTTTTACAAAGAGATTATAGGCCTGAAAGAGCCATTTGATTGTGCTGTTTGCCTCTGTGAGTTCTTGGAACAAGACAAATTGAGACTGTTGCCCATGTGTAATCATGCTTTTCACATTGAATGCATAGATACATGGTTGTTGTCCAATTCAACTTGCCCTCTCTGTAGAGGGACTCTGTATTCACCAGGCTTTGCCTTTGAGAACTCAGCTTTTGACTTTGAAAGTCAACTTGAGGAAGATGAGGTGTCAAGCAGTGGTGGAGGTGGGGTTGGGGTTGGTTCTTTTCACAAAACTGTAGAAAGCCACATAGTGAATGGCAAAAGGGTGTTTTCTGTTAGGCTTGGAAAATTCAGAAGCACAAACAACGGAGATGGAGTGGAGAGAGGTGAATGTGAGAGCAGTAGTGGAAATTTGGATGTTAGGAGATGCTATTCAATGGGGTCTTTTCAGTATGTGGTGGCTGATTCAGATCTGAGAGTGGCTCTAGGCCCTCCTAGAGGTGATGGAGGCAGTGGCAGCATGAGACAACTGAAAGGAAGAACAGCTCCAAATGGAAGTTCTTTCATTGATGGGGATATTGAGGGTAAGAAAATCAACATTGCAAGGAAAGGTGAAAGCTTTTCTGTTTCCAAGATCTGGCAATGGTCTAGGAAAGATAAGTTGTCAGGTTCATCTCATGCTCACTTCCATAATTCTACTCTCACTGCAACTTTGCCATGGATGAATAAAGCCAGAGGTATCTGA